The following are encoded in a window of Nakamurella sp. A5-74 genomic DNA:
- a CDS encoding serine/threonine-protein kinase: MTAVGVLIAGRYRLVRPVGAGGMGSVWEAWDELLQRRVAVKQLLPQPGLSADDAAVARDRVIREARNTARLHHPNAVTLYDVVGYDGRPCLIMQFVPSMTLSTLVRMEGTIQPQFAARIGVELASALGAAHEVGIIHRDVKPGNVLIADDSSAKLTDFGISHAVGDATLTSTGMITGTPAFLAPEVARGAASGFAADVFSLGATLYASMEGGPPSGTDENPMAVLHRVASGHLIPPEHTGPLTPLVLRMLAHDPADRPTITEVGNALTRLNQEFAGGAASPPSVVPVPVTKTLQTVRTNSPAAATSAHPPTVSEVPQVPVEQPRTATLLEPTGRRRRIGGVPLAILAAVLTAAIVVAVVLVSNRAGNDQAGPPAPSPSASASSGRTTPSGSSAAGSSVVSRRSGVAVGPPVTAPRSTAATAPSTTTQSTTASSTRSAAVTQSSSTARSSTTSSSTASSSTASSSTASSSTTSSSTTSSSTTSSSTTSSSTTSSTESSTSTATSPAGAPSTTELARAVTDYYALLPGDTDAAWERLTPRFQSDTAVDRQYYQRFWDSVDRVTIRGAEGSAPDTAGAEITYYFHDGRVAVEATLFTLVRDGKQLDIDYSHVLTSEVH, translated from the coding sequence ATGACGGCAGTCGGCGTCCTGATCGCGGGTCGCTACCGGCTCGTCCGGCCGGTAGGCGCCGGCGGGATGGGCTCGGTGTGGGAGGCCTGGGACGAGCTGTTGCAGCGTCGGGTCGCGGTCAAGCAACTGCTGCCGCAGCCGGGCCTGAGCGCTGATGACGCGGCCGTTGCGCGTGACCGGGTGATCCGGGAGGCGCGGAACACCGCCAGGTTGCACCACCCGAATGCGGTGACGCTGTACGACGTCGTCGGATACGACGGCCGGCCCTGCCTGATCATGCAGTTCGTACCATCGATGACCCTGAGCACGCTGGTGCGGATGGAAGGAACGATCCAGCCGCAGTTCGCCGCCCGGATCGGGGTAGAGCTCGCCTCGGCACTGGGCGCCGCCCACGAGGTCGGCATCATCCATCGGGACGTGAAGCCCGGCAACGTCCTCATCGCCGACGACAGTTCAGCGAAGCTCACCGATTTCGGTATCTCGCACGCAGTCGGGGATGCGACGCTGACCTCCACCGGCATGATCACCGGTACGCCCGCGTTCCTGGCGCCGGAGGTGGCTCGCGGCGCCGCGTCCGGCTTCGCTGCTGATGTGTTCTCCCTCGGCGCGACGCTGTACGCCTCGATGGAAGGCGGCCCGCCGTCCGGTACGGACGAGAATCCGATGGCAGTGCTGCACCGGGTGGCCTCCGGTCATCTGATCCCTCCTGAGCACACCGGACCGTTGACTCCGCTGGTCCTGCGGATGCTGGCCCACGATCCAGCAGATCGACCGACGATCACCGAAGTCGGCAACGCGCTGACGCGGCTCAACCAGGAGTTCGCGGGGGGTGCGGCATCGCCGCCGTCCGTCGTTCCCGTGCCTGTCACCAAAACTCTGCAGACTGTCCGGACGAACTCACCCGCCGCCGCGACGTCGGCCCACCCGCCCACCGTGTCGGAGGTACCCCAGGTACCCGTCGAACAGCCGCGCACCGCCACCCTGCTGGAACCGACCGGGCGGCGTCGGCGGATCGGCGGAGTGCCGCTCGCCATCCTCGCTGCGGTGCTGACCGCAGCGATCGTCGTCGCTGTTGTGCTCGTGTCGAACCGCGCCGGCAACGACCAGGCCGGACCGCCCGCACCGTCGCCGAGTGCGAGCGCATCCAGTGGCCGGACCACCCCATCGGGATCGTCCGCAGCGGGATCGTCCGTGGTATCCAGGCGGTCGGGTGTCGCAGTCGGGCCCCCAGTCACCGCACCCAGATCGACCGCAGCAACCGCGCCGTCGACCACCACACAGTCGACCACCGCGTCATCGACTCGGTCGGCGGCGGTGACCCAGTCGTCCAGCACAGCACGTTCGAGCACAACGTCGTCGAGCACAGCGTCGTCGAGCACAGCGTCTTCGAGCACAGCGTCTTCGAGCACCACGTCGTCGTCCACCACGTCGTCGAGCACAACGTCGTCGAGCACAACGTCGTCGAGCACAACGTCGTCCACCGAGTCGTCGACCAGCACAGCGACGAGCCCCGCCGGCGCGCCGTCGACCACCGAGCTGGCTCGCGCAGTGACCGACTACTACGCGCTGCTGCCCGGCGACACGGACGCGGCGTGGGAGCGGCTGACCCCTCGATTCCAGAGCGACACCGCGGTCGATCGCCAGTACTACCAACGGTTCTGGGACAGTGTCGATCGCGTCACGATCCGCGGCGCCGAGGGTTCGGCTCCGGACACGGCCGGCGCGGAGATCACCTACTACTTCCACGATGGTCGGGTCGCGGTCGAAGCGACCCTGTTCACCCTGGTGCGGGATGGCAAACAGCTCGACATCGACTACTCCCATGTGCTCACCAGCGAGGTGCACTGA
- a CDS encoding GlsB/YeaQ/YmgE family stress response membrane protein has product MLGFIISMIVVGLIAGAIGRLVVSGTSGMSIPLTILLGIIGSFIGGFLGYLLFHKDAQAGAFQPSGLIGSIIGAIIVVFLWVRFSGKKHVTR; this is encoded by the coding sequence ATGCTCGGGTTCATCATCAGCATGATCGTCGTCGGCCTGATCGCCGGTGCCATCGGGCGCCTCGTGGTGTCCGGCACCAGCGGCATGTCCATCCCGCTCACCATCCTGCTCGGCATCATCGGCAGCTTCATCGGCGGCTTTCTCGGCTACCTGCTGTTCCACAAGGATGCCCAGGCAGGCGCCTTCCAACCGTCGGGTCTGATCGGCTCCATCATCGGAGCCATCATCGTGGTCTTCCTGTGGGTCCGCTTCTCCGGCAAGAAGCACGTCACCCGCTAG
- a CDS encoding MFS transporter, producing the protein MKRALAHPLYRRLFLAQVLSLAGTGLATVALGLLAYDIAGAGAGQVLGTIFAIKMIAYVLVAPIAAAVVARWPRRAVMIGSDSLRLLVAASLPFVGVTWQVYLLVFVLQSASATFTPTFQSVIPDVLTDEEDYTAALSLSRMAYDLEAVLSPMLAAVLLVLIPSSALFFGTAAGFAASAALVLGSRLPGRSDGGTDTDEVPAPFWSRVRRGAVLFTSTPALRPVLALNLAVAATGAFVLVQTVVIVRSLLHQGDGLVAVMLAINGAGSMTAAFVLPRVLRTVPEKRLMLGGAVVLTAAVAAVPLALTASGVPAGLSIGALWLAVGIGWASAETPVGRILRRAVADRDLPAAFAAQFSLSHACWLITYPVAGWLGAIDLDLAAGVLAVVAAVATITAAALWPSAGRAGRSVVAPQQLSSISQISDRSPITRSD; encoded by the coding sequence GTGAAACGAGCACTCGCGCATCCGCTGTACCGGCGCCTGTTCCTGGCGCAGGTGCTGTCGCTCGCCGGTACCGGCCTGGCCACCGTCGCTCTGGGGCTCCTGGCCTACGACATCGCCGGCGCGGGTGCTGGGCAGGTGCTGGGCACGATCTTCGCGATCAAGATGATCGCCTATGTGTTGGTCGCACCGATCGCAGCAGCTGTCGTCGCCCGATGGCCCCGCCGGGCCGTGATGATCGGATCCGACAGTCTGCGGCTGCTGGTCGCCGCGTCCCTGCCGTTCGTCGGGGTCACGTGGCAGGTGTATCTGCTGGTGTTCGTGCTCCAGTCAGCTTCCGCCACCTTCACCCCCACGTTCCAATCCGTCATCCCCGACGTCCTGACCGACGAGGAGGACTACACCGCCGCACTGTCGTTGTCCCGCATGGCGTACGACCTGGAAGCCGTGCTGTCCCCGATGCTTGCAGCGGTGCTGCTGGTGCTGATCCCGTCCTCCGCGCTGTTCTTCGGCACTGCGGCCGGCTTCGCCGCATCCGCAGCCTTGGTGCTGGGCTCGCGGTTGCCTGGCCGCTCGGACGGCGGCACCGACACCGACGAGGTGCCCGCGCCGTTCTGGTCGCGGGTGCGTCGGGGCGCCGTCCTGTTCACCTCGACACCGGCGTTGCGTCCGGTCCTCGCCCTGAACCTCGCGGTGGCCGCGACCGGCGCATTCGTCCTCGTCCAGACGGTGGTCATCGTCCGCTCACTACTCCACCAGGGCGACGGTCTGGTGGCTGTCATGCTCGCGATCAACGGTGCCGGCTCCATGACGGCCGCGTTCGTCCTGCCGCGGGTGCTGCGCACCGTCCCGGAGAAGCGGTTGATGCTCGGCGGCGCCGTCGTCCTGACCGCGGCAGTCGCCGCCGTCCCGCTGGCCCTGACGGCATCCGGGGTGCCGGCGGGCCTGTCGATCGGCGCATTGTGGCTGGCCGTCGGCATCGGCTGGGCCAGTGCGGAGACTCCCGTCGGTCGGATACTCCGACGAGCGGTCGCCGACCGCGACCTCCCCGCAGCATTTGCTGCGCAGTTCTCCCTGTCCCATGCCTGTTGGCTGATCACCTATCCGGTCGCCGGCTGGCTCGGCGCCATCGACCTCGATCTGGCCGCCGGCGTGCTGGCCGTCGTGGCAGCGGTTGCCACGATCACTGCCGCGGCACTGTGGCCCAGCGCGGGTCGGGCTGGGCGCTCCGTCGTTGCGCCACAACAGCTTTCATCGATCAGCCAGATCTCAGACCGCAGCCCGATCACGCGGTCGGACTGA
- a CDS encoding cation transporter gives MVARDYPSPTLLERRVVLGRRIRWFVAATITYNVMEAVVAISAGAAANSAALVGFGLDSVIEVASAAAVAWQFAGADPKAREPAALRLIAWSFFALAAYVGVDALITLTGGRQAEHSTVGIVLAGLSLVIMPVLSTAQRRAGRELDSRSAVADSKQTMLCTYLSGVLLVGLLLNSLFGWSWADPVVALLIAAVAIKEGRLAWQGDACCAPRVPHPDPAGAGTDAPSTAEAGCSGTCSCCAH, from the coding sequence ATGGTCGCCCGCGACTACCCGAGTCCGACGCTCCTGGAGCGTCGGGTTGTGCTCGGCCGACGCATCCGCTGGTTCGTGGCCGCCACCATCACCTACAACGTCATGGAAGCCGTCGTGGCGATCAGCGCCGGCGCTGCTGCGAACTCCGCCGCCCTGGTCGGGTTCGGATTGGACTCGGTCATCGAGGTGGCGTCCGCCGCGGCCGTGGCGTGGCAGTTCGCCGGTGCTGATCCGAAGGCGCGGGAACCGGCAGCGCTCCGGCTGATCGCGTGGTCGTTCTTCGCCCTGGCCGCGTATGTCGGGGTCGATGCACTCATCACACTGACCGGTGGTCGGCAGGCCGAGCACTCCACGGTGGGCATCGTGCTGGCCGGGTTGAGTCTGGTGATCATGCCGGTCCTGTCCACGGCGCAACGACGTGCGGGCCGCGAGCTCGACTCGCGCAGCGCGGTCGCCGATTCGAAGCAGACCATGCTGTGCACGTATCTGTCCGGCGTGCTGCTGGTCGGCTTGCTGTTGAACTCACTGTTCGGGTGGTCGTGGGCAGACCCGGTCGTGGCGCTCCTCATCGCGGCCGTGGCGATCAAGGAGGGCCGACTGGCCTGGCAGGGTGATGCGTGCTGCGCACCCCGGGTTCCGCACCCGGATCCGGCCGGGGCTGGAACCGACGCGCCATCGACGGCGGAGGCGGGCTGCTCCGGGACGTGTTCCTGCTGCGCCCACTGA
- a CDS encoding metalloregulator ArsR/SmtB family transcription factor gives MATLSTTHDQVLARFGHALSDPTRTGILLALRTGPGYPAELAELLDVSRQSLSNHLGCLRGCGLVVAVPEGRRARYELADPGLGRALTDLLGVVVAVDPAHCDASDRGCC, from the coding sequence GTGGCGACCCTCAGCACGACCCATGATCAGGTGCTGGCGCGGTTCGGGCATGCGCTGTCCGATCCGACGCGCACCGGGATCCTGCTGGCTCTCCGGACCGGTCCCGGCTACCCGGCCGAGCTGGCTGAACTGCTCGACGTCTCGCGGCAGAGCCTGTCCAACCATCTGGGGTGTTTGCGAGGGTGCGGCCTGGTCGTTGCGGTGCCCGAAGGCCGTCGCGCCCGGTACGAGCTCGCTGATCCGGGCCTGGGTCGTGCGTTGACGGACCTGTTGGGCGTGGTTGTCGCGGTGGATCCCGCTCATTGCGACGCCTCCGACCGCGGATGCTGCTGA
- a CDS encoding NAD(P)-binding domain-containing protein, whose protein sequence is MTSTIPENATLPVVVIGGGPVALAAAAQLLEQGLEPLVLEQGSAVGAAISQWGHVRLFSPWAYDIDAAAARLLEPTGWQRPAGGGLPTGAELVEKYLAPLAATDAMASRIRTGTTVTAVSRHGVDKTRTIGREGRPYLVRTVTTDGAVQDNILASAVIDASGTWGHANPLGVSGLPARGEDTGAPWIAPALPDVLGRDRTRFAGKRVLVVGMGHSAASTLLALVRLRNQEPATTITWAIRGRSPARLYGGGSGDGLPARGALGSHLKDAVRSGSIVLQKEFTITALTAPDDRAGMLTVSGTGRDGEVTFEVDVLVGATGFRPDLAMLREVRLDLDPGVEAPSRLAGLIDPNFHSCGTVPPHGATLLAHPDENFYLAGSKSYGRAPTFLLATGYEQVRSIAAALAGDHEAAGRVELQLPETGVCSSNPTAPDDDAARGFTTGSEHDWSGEQPTVVSAPPSACCGTPASEDEDELASSRQ, encoded by the coding sequence ATGACATCCACCATCCCTGAGAACGCCACACTTCCGGTCGTGGTGATCGGCGGCGGCCCAGTGGCACTGGCCGCCGCGGCGCAGCTGCTCGAGCAGGGTCTGGAACCGCTGGTCCTGGAGCAAGGGTCGGCGGTCGGTGCCGCGATCAGCCAATGGGGCCATGTGCGGTTGTTCTCCCCGTGGGCATACGACATCGACGCCGCCGCAGCACGGTTGCTGGAGCCCACCGGCTGGCAGCGGCCGGCCGGCGGTGGTCTGCCCACCGGAGCCGAACTGGTCGAGAAGTACCTCGCTCCGCTCGCCGCGACCGACGCCATGGCATCCCGGATCCGGACCGGAACGACCGTGACGGCGGTCAGTCGCCATGGGGTGGACAAGACCCGCACCATCGGCCGGGAGGGCCGCCCGTACCTTGTTCGCACCGTCACCACCGACGGCGCCGTGCAGGACAACATCCTGGCCTCGGCGGTCATCGATGCCTCCGGCACCTGGGGGCATGCGAACCCGCTCGGTGTGTCCGGTCTGCCGGCCCGCGGCGAGGACACCGGAGCCCCGTGGATCGCACCTGCCCTGCCCGACGTTCTCGGCCGCGACCGCACCCGGTTCGCCGGCAAGCGCGTCCTGGTGGTCGGCATGGGCCACTCCGCCGCCAGCACCCTGCTCGCCCTGGTGAGGCTCCGCAACCAGGAACCCGCGACCACCATCACTTGGGCCATCCGCGGACGCTCACCCGCCCGGTTGTACGGCGGCGGATCCGGCGACGGCCTACCCGCCCGTGGCGCACTCGGCAGCCACCTGAAGGACGCCGTCCGCTCCGGAAGCATCGTCCTGCAGAAGGAATTCACCATCACGGCGCTCACCGCGCCGGATGATCGTGCCGGCATGCTCACGGTCTCCGGTACCGGCCGAGACGGCGAGGTGACCTTCGAGGTCGACGTACTCGTCGGGGCGACCGGATTCCGGCCCGACCTGGCGATGCTCCGTGAAGTGCGCCTGGACCTCGACCCCGGCGTGGAGGCGCCGTCGCGGTTGGCCGGCTTGATCGATCCCAACTTCCACTCCTGCGGCACGGTGCCGCCGCACGGCGCGACGCTGCTGGCCCACCCCGACGAGAACTTCTACCTCGCCGGCTCCAAGAGCTACGGCCGCGCCCCGACCTTCCTGCTCGCCACCGGGTACGAGCAGGTCCGCTCCATCGCCGCCGCCCTGGCCGGCGACCACGAGGCAGCCGGGCGGGTCGAGCTGCAGCTACCGGAAACCGGTGTCTGCTCCAGCAACCCCACCGCCCCGGACGACGATGCCGCTCGCGGGTTCACCACCGGATCCGAGCACGACTGGTCCGGCGAGCAACCGACGGTCGTCAGTGCCCCCCCATCGGCCTGCTGCGGAACTCCCGCATCGGAGGACGAGGACGAACTGGCAAGCTCGCGCCAGTGA
- a CDS encoding low molecular weight phosphatase family protein yields MSKSSRPSVLFVCVKNGGKSQMAAGLMRHRVGDTVDVCSAGTKAGDKLNAQSVESLQEWGIDISDQHTRQLTDDMIAGADLVVVLGRDAQVWSVGGTPVEVWDTDEPFERGIEGMQRMRLVRDDIAARVDELADRLS; encoded by the coding sequence ATGAGCAAATCCTCCCGTCCGTCCGTGCTGTTCGTCTGCGTGAAGAACGGCGGCAAGTCACAGATGGCGGCCGGCCTGATGCGCCACCGCGTCGGCGACACCGTGGATGTCTGTTCGGCCGGCACCAAGGCCGGTGACAAGCTCAACGCGCAGTCGGTGGAATCGTTGCAGGAGTGGGGGATCGACATCTCCGACCAGCACACCCGGCAACTCACCGACGACATGATTGCCGGTGCGGACCTGGTTGTGGTGTTGGGCCGGGATGCGCAGGTGTGGTCGGTCGGCGGGACCCCGGTCGAGGTGTGGGACACCGATGAGCCGTTCGAGCGAGGCATCGAAGGGATGCAGCGGATGCGGTTGGTCCGCGACGACATCGCCGCTCGCGTCGACGAGCTCGCCGATCGGCTGAGCTGA